In the genome of Falco naumanni isolate bFalNau1 chromosome 5, bFalNau1.pat, whole genome shotgun sequence, the window AGTTTGGTGTTTGTGAGTCctagaaaaaaaggcaaactggAGAAAGCTCAAGAAACACTGGAGATAAGGGGATGAAGGCTTCCAAGTCCAAAAAGCAAATTCCATCTGCGCAGTAAAGCTATAACTAAGGAagagagctgcagctgtgtgttTCTGCTCCTCAGCACTTGCGTGTTAGAATGTGTACCCTCTGATGTAACAGGCTCTGTTAATAACTTTTCAGTGCCcagctttaaaaggaaaggtGCAGAAGATCTTGATCTGGAAATGGGGTCAGCCCCCAGTTGGCCCCCCGCCACCACGTCCACCTGATGCAGACCCTAATGCTCCTCCCCCTAAGCCGCTGGAGGGTCGGCCTGAAAGGCAGTTCTTTGTCAAATGGCAGGGCATGTCCTACTGGCACTGCTCTTGGGTGTCGGAGTTGCAGGTGAGTGGAGGACTCAACAGTGTCATAAGGGTGGATAGTTGTGGGGGGAGATACTTCGGATAGCTGAGGGGAAAACACCTACTAACTGCTTCTGTCCTGActccagctggagctgcactGCCAGGTCATGTTTCGTAACTATCAACGCAAAAATGATATGGATGAGCCACCCTCAGGGGACTTcggaggggaagaggagaaaagccggaagagaaaaaacaaggatCCCAAATATGCTGAGATGGAGGAGCGCTTCTATAGATACGGGATCAAGCCTGAGTGGATGATGATCCACAGGATCCTTAATCATAGGTAGGGGGAGTAGCAAAGAGGATTTTCGACAAAGATCTGAAGTCCAGGGTTAAGGGAGAGTGGATGAACCAAGTGCGATATGACTGGGAGAAACAGTGGGAGCTCTGTTGTTGGGATGACAAACGACgttctgtttctgttgcttcGTTAAGGgatcttttccttccctcccgTTTGAGGGGATTGGGTGAACACTGTCATTTCACCATGCTTAAGACTTACTGGTTTCTTCAACAGTGTGGATAAGAAGGGAAACGTCCACTATTTGATTAAATGGAGAGACCTACCCTATGACCAGGCATCCTGGGAAAGCGAAGATGTGGATATCCAAGATTATGACCTCTACAAGCAAGCCTACTGGAATCACAGGTAAGAGGAGTGTCTAGAGGTTGTGCTCCTTTCCCTTGCCTCAAGAGAAAATACTGGAGTGTGTCAGCTCCTAGCACTGGCTGGATTAATATATGGAGATAGCCAAGCAGTATCTTGTTGCTGATTCCTTACTCCTTTGGGCAGGGACCTTGTGTGTCTCTGCCAGTTCATGAGGGTTCCAGCCCTGTTCTGTTGAGCCTGTTTGGGTTGGGTGATTGCCCTCCTACTCTTGGCAATAGTTTTTCTTTGATCTGTTACAAAAGCCACTAAACTTGCACATTCTTGGGACTGTCTCTGCAAAGGGAGCTGATGAGAGGTGAAGAGGGCAGGCCTGGTAAGAAGTTAAAGAAAGTGAAGATGCGGAAACTGGAAAGGCCCCCTGAGACTCCCACAGTAGATGTAAGTTACTGTTTATTGCTTAGGAGCCATCTGATACAGCTGCTTATTTTGGGGAGGGAGCAGGTGAATAGGAAGCTGAAGAGTGAAAAGCGTGTGATTTAGAGGTCCTTCCTGGCCCAAAGAGCCAGTGGGTTATGGAGCCTTCAGACAAAGGTCTGTCTTGTCTGTCAGGTCTGACACTGACTGGCTCTTGGTAAaagagttttattaaaaaaaaaccaaaccaaccaaacaaaaatgcacaaaacttTCTGGTGGATGCCTTTTGGCCATTTGGGAATTTTGTCTGGTGCTAGTCTGGTTGTCACGTGAAGTTTCACCTGCACTAGGGAATATATGGGTGACTAGGAAGAGGAGTCTGGTAGCTGTCTAGCTGTGGTAAATGATCttaactcttcctttttctgctgtagcCCACAGTGAAATATGACCGGCAACCGGAGTACCTCGATGTAACAGGGGGGACCTTGCACCCCTACCAACTGGAAGGACTGAACTGGCTGCGCTTCTCTTGGGCTCAGGGCACAGATACAATCTTGGCTGATGAAATGGGTCTGGGAAAGACTGTGCAGACAGCTGTGTTCCTGTATTCCTTATACAAAGAGGTGAGAGCTGGGAGATCACTACCCAGAGAGATTCTGCCTGTGTTAGTGGTTGCATTCGTCTGATGCTCTTACCAACTCTGTTTGTAGGGCCACTCAAAGGGTCCCTTCTTGGTGAGTGCCCCGCTGTCCACAATCATCAACTGGGAGCGAGAATTTGAGATGTGGGCCCCAGATATGTATGTAGTGACCTATGTGGGGGACAAAGACAGCCGGGCCATCATCCGTGAGAACGAGTTCACTTTTGAGGATAATGCCATACGTGGAGGCAAAAAAGCATCCAGAATGAAGGTACAGAACTCTGCTGTAATGCAAACCTGAACTGAAGGAACAGATGCACCAGACTGGCTTTTGGCAGTTGAGGTTCAGATACTCTGATGTCCCTAGGAACTGATTATACTTGCAGTTTCCAGGGGGAAATAACTGCAAATTGCTGAGTAGTGGGTGTTTAGGCTCCTGCTCTAGACTAGTAGGTGTTTAAACAGTCTGAACTAATTTAGCTCTGGAAAAAGAGTTAACTAAGGTAATGACTGTAGGCAAGTCCCTCTATCTCTTCTACTTAATCAGTGAAGTTGTGCATCATTTCTACAGATCTAAGTCAATGTCAGAATCGCTACTGTATGAGAAGGACAAACATACCAAAAAAGCATGAACTTTTTAATCTTCTGAGGAACTGGCTGACAGGAAGGAAGAGCCTGATCTAGGTGGCTAGTTCTTGTAGAACTTCAGTCTTCCCAGTGAAAGCAAGATGGGAGCTCAAAGCTTTTCCGGTGACAGATAAGAATCCTTTGCTTCCCTTGAAATTGAGCTGCCTTAAGTACTAGCAGTAATTTAAAGTTCCATGATAAACTGCTTATCTTTTTAAGTCTTAGCTGACTTTTTGATGAGCCACTCTGCTTCAAATCTCATTTTTCTAACGTGCCTCCATTTGCTGCTTGTTTGTTAAACTTCTCTGTTAGAATATTTGGCAACTGTTCAGAAGTAATGGGTACTGAGGGGGCTGAGGAGACTTAGATGTGTTAAGAGAGTAATGGGGGATTAAAAGACTGGAACGGTTTGGATAGCATTTTGAATCTTGTGACGGGAAACTTGGTATGAAAATTTTTTGATGTGCTGTTTGACCAGGGCTCGTCAGAATAACTTGATGTATCTTCTGCTTTTGTCCTGTGGCATTCCCCTATCCTGTTACCCTGTTcatccttttcctttgcagaaggaGGCGGCTGTGAAGTTCCACGTGCTTCTCACCTCCTATGAACTAATCACAATTGATATGGCCATACTAGGCTCTATCGACTGGGCCTGTCTCATTGTGGATGAAGCTCACAGACTGAAGAACAATCAGTCGAAGGTACAGAGAAGCATCGGTGGTTTCTAGGTGTGGCATGTGTTGCAGGGGGGAATGGACAGAGAGTGTTCAGATAGCAGCTCCTAAGCGCATGAGTTTGTCTGCCAACTCTTAGTCATTTGTTCAGTAGTAAATTTGATTTgttattgggggaaaaaaataaacagccttCACTTGGAGATTGATTATCACTGGCAACGACTTCACTTTTATACATGTCACTGATTAAAATGGCTTTCTCTCTGGGTGAATTGGCAATTGGTGtacactggaaaacagaaaaacctggTGGTGGTTGTTGCTCTCAAATAGAACCTGGCTTCTCTGAAAGCAGATCATATATCTGCACCACCTCTGTTCTGGAAAGGTTTACCGTACTGAGCGTAAAACAAGCTACACGAGCAAAAATTGCCCTGCTTCCAGAGTAGGCTTGCTCTGTATTCACCCAGCTCTGTAGCAGAACTCGCAGAAATGGGAGAGGTGGGCAGAGGTGTTCAAAAACACCTGGGTAGATGCTGAAAGCCACGTAGCTGCTTTTATATTGAGGCTGCACCTTAACTAAGCCTGTTTGAATTCAGTAGAGTTGACTGTACTTTCTTAATCCAGCTCCTCCTTAAGCCCTTATGCTGCCTTAATTCAGGTATTGATTTGTCTGTCTTCAGCTGGGTTCTAGTGGTTGGTACACTAAAAACAATTGTTACTGGAAATCCTGGTTTTATAGGTCCTTGGAGACTGCGCAAGACAAAATTgtctcttgatttcttttttttaaagctttttgtgTCTTTGTATGAGGCATCTTTCCATGACATTACGGCTGTGCTTGTAGTCCAGTTTGCAGATCTCTTCTTATTGTAGGCACTAAGACTGGATGCCGTTCTATGCTCGGTGTTGACATTATTGGAAGTAGTAATGAGTGCTTACTATTAATTGAAAAAGGATGTAAAGGCTGAAGGTTACACTATGACTAACAGTTACAATCAGTTATCCACCAAGACCATTAAATGTGCCTTTTTCTAGAGCAGCTTCCTGTCTTGTAAGGACAGGTTTCAGGTGTTTAGCTGGAAGAAGGGTCAGATGCTTCTTGACAGATTCTGGTTATCTACTAAAGTTTTGCAGATATAATTACTAACTTCCATATTTGATTTCAAACTGAGAATGTTTTTCTGCCTGTAACAAAGTAGAGATAAATCCCCATGCAGGCCACTAGAAGGATCCTTCTGGTGTGATAGCCAAGCCATAACTCATGGTGGGTTTCTCatatgttttgtgtttgttttttcttgtttgtcaTATAGTAAAAGCTACTTCCATTAAGTTTGACCTGGTGTCATGTTAAGtgtaaaataagcaaagaaatcGCTGAGCTCACAAATAAATTACTGCTTTATTGTCAGTTTGTGCTGGTGAACATGGTACGTTTGTGTCTTTCAATTCAGTACTTTTAACTGTTCACTCCCTCTGCCTGGAATTACTTCATTGTTGTGAAAACCAGCACAAATTATCTTAAAGGCACATTGGCAAACCCTAAGCTCTCTTTCTCCTCAGCTTGCTCACAGCTCTGGAAGATTGCCAGGATTGATATGAATAGGAAGAGTGACTTAGCTATTTCTAGAATTCTCAAGGCAGAGTAGTTGTAGGAATGTGGAACGCTAatttagcaagaaaaaatacatagtaTAGCAGACTGGAAATGATTGGTGGTCTTGAAAGAGCTTGTAACTTAGAAGAGCAGAGGAAACCTACAAGCCATCATCAGGTGCTGGTAGGATGTGCTGTAGTTGTGTTTTAGCTATGCAGAGCAATGATCCAAATGAGATCAGTCTAGTGACCCTGACTGGAATGTGAATACTTGGAGCTCTTGTCCAAACAGCTGATGTGATCTAAATTGAACCCTAGCTTGgtgtcagctttttttttcccctaggataagttaattttttttgtaggcCTATGACTTAATAAGCCTTTGACATGTTTgtgtgttgtttggtttttttctccaccacttcttccctgctttctaCTTCCCAGTTCTTCCGTGTGCTGAATGGTTACTCCCTCCAGCACAAGCTGCTGCTTACAGGAACTCCCCTGCAGAACAACCTGGAAGAACTGTTCCACCTGCTGAACTTCCTGACGCCAGAGAGATTCCAGTATGTCTTGCAGTACAAGTCAGCCTGTCTGTCTTGTCACTCCTACCCCCTTCAGTGttgtttttgctctttttcctttgtggctTTTGCTGAGTGTCTGTTTCTCTGCAGTAACTTGGAGGGCTTCCTAGAAGAGTTTGCAGATATTGCCAAGGAAGATCAGATCAAGAAGCTGCATGACATGCTGGGCCCACACATGCTGAGGCGTCTCAAAGCTGATGTTTTCAAGAATATGCCATCTAAGACTGAACTCATTGTCAGAGTGGAGTTGAGCCCCATGCAGAAGTGAGTGTGAGGTTGAAGAGAGCACCTGCTGTTGAACTGATGTTGCTCTGTCCTGCTGTTTCAAAGGGGATGCTGAAACAGCCTCATCCTCACTATAGGGCTTTCTGCACAGTGGGTTGGAGGAAGTTTTCCTGCTGCCACTGTAGCAGAGGGAGGACTAATTCCTGTGCTTTGGTGTAAGGGAGGAAGAGATGGTGAATGCCACTGGCAGCGCCTGGGTAGCTGGCAGGTAGTGCCAGGAGCTGTGCAGAGTTTGGCAAGAGAGTATGTTAGTCATTCTCGTGAGGGGTGTCtgagttgtttgtttggttttttcttttcaggaaatattataaatacattttgacaAGAAACTTTGAGGCACTGAATGCACGGGGTGGTGGTAACCAAGTCTCCTTGCTCAATGTTGTTATGGATCTGAAGAAATGCTGTAACCACCCCTACCTCTTCCCTGTAGCTGCTATGGTATGTCCAGTCACTTACTCTGTACAAACAAATTCCCTGCTGGCTGTTATCAGGGGGCTAGTTAGCTCCCTAGCAAAGCGTGGAGGGgttccctttctttctgcttctgtttttctttcgTCCTGTTTTTTATGTAAACCCAACATGCTGGAAGGCTGTTCCAGTACCTTTGTGTGACAGGTAGGAGCTATCTTGTGACTCATGCAAGATGGTGAAGACAGTAAGAGTAGGGACTGAGTCATGAGAAAGAAGAGGGAGTCTAGGAGTCAAATTGCAAGAGAAAAGAGGCACAGGGTAGCACTGATGTTTTCTGTAACTAGTGCTGCACAGTTGTGCCAAGCTAAATGACCAGATGTGAGTCAGCATCTGATCAATGCAGCTAGGGACTAAGACCAAGCTACATCACTTCAAGCTGTTTtctcatcccaccccacccctttcacaccttttcttttctcttttcaggaAGCTCCAAAAATGCCAAATGGCATGTATGACGGTAGTGCTCTTATTCGAGCCTCTGGAAAGCTGTTGCTGCTCCAGAAGATGTTGAAGAACCTCAAGGAAGGAGGTCACAGGGTACTCATATTCTCTCAGGTATATGGGAGGAAAACCTTGAGACTAGGCATTCTTTTTTGAGAAGAGCTTGTTGATCTGGTATCCCCTTGACCCTCACTCTTCTGTGGGGTGTTTTTCTGTTACGCAGATGACTAAAATGTTGGACCTTCTAGAAGATTTTTTGGAACATGAAGGGTACAAATATGAGCGGATTGATGGAGGAATCACAGGGAACATGCGTCAGGAGGCTATTGATCGCTTCAATGGTATGGAGTCTCctgctttctttgcaaaacGGAGAACTTGGCTTGTACGTGCTTAGCAGTTGACACGGAATTGTCGTGGCCCAAGTCTATTGTTGCTGTCCTGGAATCTTAAATTAGTAGTGATTCTCTGTCAGGTGATGTGGGTCTGACACAAAGCCTCGTTTGAGTAATGCACTCTCCCTTGATTACTTTTATTCTCTCCTTTTTACCTAAGCTCCTGGTGCTCAgcagttctgctttctgctttcgACTCGAGCTGGGGGTCTTGGCATTAACTTGGCCACAGCAGATACTGTGATTATCTATGATTCAGACTGGAACCCCCACAATGATATCCAGGTGAGTCTGAATGAGACCACTCACTATGGAGTAATCctgaggaagagaggaaatgaaACTATCATGAGGAGTGAAGGAATGTGAGACTTCCCCTCTAGAAATACGCAAAACTAGAGCAGTGAGGATGGGTAGAGATGGGAAGTGAAGTAGTGGAGGGTTCTTCCAGGGCCCAGCCTTTGCTAATGTTAAGAGCCAACATGAGGGTGTCTGGGAAACTTGTGGAGGTAGGTGGAGTGTATCAGACTACTACTTGTGTAACTCTAGACTGTTCAGAGCACATCTCTCTTTTAGGCCTTCAGTCGTGCACACAGAATTGGACAGAACAAGAAAGTGATGATATACCGCTTTGTGACAAGGGCCTCAGTGGAGGAGCGTATCACTCAGGTGGCCAAGAAGAAAATGATGCTAACTCATCTGGTAGTGAGACCAGGGTTGGGCTCCAAGACAGGCTCCATGTCCAAACAGGAACTTGATGACATTCTCAAATTTGGCACTGAAGAGCTCTTCAAGGATGAGGCTACTGAGGGGGGTGAGTGCCTGGGAGTAGAACTGAAGGAGGTGGGGAGGTCTGTCTCCATGTTTAGCAAGTGGCTGTAGGCACAGTGCTGACTATAGGTCTACGAAGAGGTCTAGGGTGGCTTTCCCTTCGCTAGTCCCTCGAGAtccacacagcagctgtgcctgtgctctTCCCTCAGGGGATAACAAAGAAGGTGAGGACAGCAGTGTCATCCACTACGATGACAAAGCAATTGAGCGTCTGTTGGATCGGAACCAGGATGAAACAGAAGATACAGAACTTCAGGGCATGAATGAGTATCTCAGCTCCTTCAAGGTGGCCCAGTATGTGGTTCGTGAAGAGGAGATGGGGGTGAGTATGAGGTAGATGTCAGCTAGCATCTTCTGCTGAACAAAGTAGGATCATTAAGTAAACTGAGCTCTGATGTTTTTAAGGGCAAGCAGGCATATATCTGCTCAGACAGGTTGGGATTTGGAGCGTAGGGCTCTGAAATTTGTGACCTGTCtgacaggaggaagaggaggttgAACGGGAGATCATTAAGCAGGAGGAATCGGTGGATCCTGATTACTGGGAGAAACTGCTGCGTCACCATtatgaacagcagcaggaggatcTGGCCAGGAATCTGGGGAAGGGCAAGCGCATTCGCAAGCAAGTTAACTACAACGATGGCTCGCAGGAGGATAGAGGTACAAATCCACAGGAACCTGAGGGAGAAATAGGTGTAAGTATGTGTTGCTGGGAAGTGACGGAGTAGCGTCTCAGGCTCAcgtgctgtttttctttcagactgGCAGGATGACCAGTCAGATAATCAGTCAGACTATTCAGTTGCTTCTGAAGAAGGAGACGAGGACTTTGATGAGAGGTCTGAAGGTAAGTTCTGGTGAAGCCAGAGTTCCTGGGTCACTTTCTCTGAGTGTGGGAACAGGTGGGGCTTGATTTGGGGATTTATACACTTTGTGGTGCTGTTCTGCAAGGGAAATATTCACACAACAATATGCTGTGCATTGTCTCTCCTCCTTAGCTGCATTTCTCTCTTCAGCAGCTCGTCGGCCTAGCCGCAAAGGCCTGAGAAATGATAAGGATAAGCCTCTGCCTCCCTTACTTGCCCGTGTGGGAGGGAACATTGAGGTAGGTAGTACCAGGGTAGGTGTTTGCATCCCAGCTGCTTCTGTATGGCTCTTGCCGTATCTGTCTTCTCCATTCTAGGTCTTGGGTTTCAATGCCCGCCAGCGGAAAGCCTTCCTCAATGCTATCATGCGCTATGGAATGCCACCTCAGGATGCCTTCACCACTCAGTGGCTTGTTCGGGACCTCCGTGGCAAGTCAGAGAAAGAGTTCAAGTGAGTCTGCGTTAGGCAGGGATGGAAGATGGGCAACATGTAGACTCTCTGGGGAAGAGTAAGAATGGGGCTTTTTCTGGCACTTCCTTAGAGACTACGTTTCCTTAATGTATTAGTTCAATTTTTTAGTGAGGGGCTGATGTATAAGCTGGGAGAGACCAGGGTGTTGTTCCTAGTTGTTCTTCCTTGGACTTGACCCATCGGtcataaaaagcaaatgctgttaGAGGAGTAGCATGGCCATGCAAGCAAGTTATGAATACTCTCCCAGAGTCCTTTTTGGGCTTATGGTTGTTTTGGGCTCAAGCCTGAGTCAGCTGTGTGTCCTTTATACACCTAGTAATTCTGTTGGGAAACTCCCTTGATGCAGCCTGGAACCCCAGGGCTTGTGTTCCTGTGGGTTAGGAGTCTTGGGGTGACTTCCCTTATGTTACTGGAAGGGCTCTGATAACATGTCTCCAGCTAAGCCAGTTTATAGTTTAATTGCTTGTCTGTTAACTGCTCCAGGGCTTATGTCTCGCTGTTCATGCGCCACTTATGTGAACCTGGAGCTGATGGTGCAGAGACCTTTGCAGATGGGGTCCCACGGGAAGGTCTTTCTCGACAGCATGTCCTTACTCGCATTGGGGTCATGTCACTTATACGCAAAAAGGTAGGTGCCTAGCAGAGCGATGTGGGTTTTGCTCTCTGTACAACTTGTAGTGCTGAGCTGAACCAGGGTCCTGAACTAGTGAGGTACCTCTCCTTTCACGCCTTTGTTGCATGTCAAGTGGTCTGTCTCTTCTGGTTTGAGGACAAGCGTTGTACGACCCCTGCAGTGTTAAAGTCTTTCTCGCCTCCTCGTGTAGGTGCAGGAATTTGAGCATGTGAATGGCCGCTGGAGTATGCCAGAGCTGGCAGAGATAGAAGAGAACAAGAAACTTTCACAGCCAAGCTCGCCGTCTCCGAAAACTCCAACTCCTTCAACACCAGGGGACACGCAGCCCAATACGCCTGCCCCTGTCCCTCCAGCTGGTGAGAGCTCCCCTCTTGTACAGTTCTGCGTCCTGACCTCATCCTGGCTGTTCCCCTCACCGGATCTGTGGTGGTGGGGTCTGGGGGAGGACGCAGATCAACTTACTCTCGTGTTAGGAGGGCTGCCAAAGACATGTGCAAGCCCTTAAAGGCAAGAGAGGACACTAGCTTTCCTCGGATGAGCTGACGTCGTTGAGAAGCACCTAGCATTTGTAgtgggcagggaaagggaggtCATCTTGAGAGAGTGATGTTGGTCATACTTTGATGGCCTTAAtctctgggagcagaggagaggtgTGCTTGGCAACAGTGTGGGAAGACCTTACTGAtagcttctcttctttttgcctcctgtgctgctctgggatgGGGAATACACAGAAGAAGGAGTAAAGGTAGAAGAAGGTGCCAGTGCTAAGGAGCAAGGAGAGTCATCTGAACCGGAGAAAGAGCTTGGTGCCTCTGCTACTGAAACAGAGGTCCCGATGGAGGTGAGTGTTGGGATGCTTGTTTGCCTCACGCAAATGTCTCTGTTTCTGCCCCCTCTTCGTGTTGTTCAGCAGCTGAGGCAGAGGTGAGTTCTTGGAATGATAGTTAAAGAGAACTCTCTGGTTCTCAGAATTGGCCTGAcagttttgtgcatttttgctttccaaactGTTGTGACTATCATCTTTTTCCAGGCACTGCTTT includes:
- the CHD4 gene encoding chromodomain-helicase-DNA-binding protein 4 isoform X1, whose amino-acid sequence is MASAIGSPSPCSGGSDDDEMEILLNNAIPQHPEPEEEPEEELLSEAETPKIKKKKKPKKLKEPKVPKLSKRQKKELGDSSGEGNEFVEEEEEVLRSDSEGSDYTPGKKKKKKLGPKKEKKNKAKRKEEEEEEEEDDDSKEPKSSAQLLEDWGMEDIDHVFTEEDYRTLTNYKAFSQFVRPLIAAKNPKIAVSKMMMVLGAKWREFSTNNPFKGSSGASVAAAAAAAVAVVESMVTNVDAVLPQPPVDVPLRKAKTKEGKGPNARRKPKASPRIPDIKKPKTKKVAPLKIKLGGFGSKRKRSSSEDDDLDVESDFDDASINSYSVSDGSTSRSSRSRKKLKAGKKKKKGEEDSTVAVDGYETDHQDYCEVCQQGGEIILCDTCPRAYHMVCLDPDMEKAPEGKWSCPHCEKEGIQWEAKEDNSEGEEILEDVVGDAEEEDDHHMEFCRVCKDGGELLCCDACPSSYHIHCLNPPLPEIPNGEWLCPRCTCPALKGKVQKILIWKWGQPPVGPPPPRPPDADPNAPPPKPLEGRPERQFFVKWQGMSYWHCSWVSELQLELHCQVMFRNYQRKNDMDEPPSGDFGGEEEKSRKRKNKDPKYAEMEERFYRYGIKPEWMMIHRILNHSVDKKGNVHYLIKWRDLPYDQASWESEDVDIQDYDLYKQAYWNHRELMRGEEGRPGKKLKKVKMRKLERPPETPTVDPTVKYDRQPEYLDVTGGTLHPYQLEGLNWLRFSWAQGTDTILADEMGLGKTVQTAVFLYSLYKEGHSKGPFLVSAPLSTIINWEREFEMWAPDMYVVTYVGDKDSRAIIRENEFTFEDNAIRGGKKASRMKKEAAVKFHVLLTSYELITIDMAILGSIDWACLIVDEAHRLKNNQSKFFRVLNGYSLQHKLLLTGTPLQNNLEELFHLLNFLTPERFHNLEGFLEEFADIAKEDQIKKLHDMLGPHMLRRLKADVFKNMPSKTELIVRVELSPMQKKYYKYILTRNFEALNARGGGNQVSLLNVVMDLKKCCNHPYLFPVAAMEAPKMPNGMYDGSALIRASGKLLLLQKMLKNLKEGGHRVLIFSQMTKMLDLLEDFLEHEGYKYERIDGGITGNMRQEAIDRFNAPGAQQFCFLLSTRAGGLGINLATADTVIIYDSDWNPHNDIQAFSRAHRIGQNKKVMIYRFVTRASVEERITQVAKKKMMLTHLVVRPGLGSKTGSMSKQELDDILKFGTEELFKDEATEGGDNKEGEDSSVIHYDDKAIERLLDRNQDETEDTELQGMNEYLSSFKVAQYVVREEEMGEEEEVEREIIKQEESVDPDYWEKLLRHHYEQQQEDLARNLGKGKRIRKQVNYNDGSQEDRGSRAVFLSDWQDDQSDNQSDYSVASEEGDEDFDERSEAAFLSSAARRPSRKGLRNDKDKPLPPLLARVGGNIEVLGFNARQRKAFLNAIMRYGMPPQDAFTTQWLVRDLRGKSEKEFKAYVSLFMRHLCEPGADGAETFADGVPREGLSRQHVLTRIGVMSLIRKKVQEFEHVNGRWSMPELAEIEENKKLSQPSSPSPKTPTPSTPGDTQPNTPAPVPPAEEGVKVEEGASAKEQGESSEPEKELGASATETEVPMEQCTQPVETPPQEAKSPVNPAEADEKKVEEPEVKERPDEPMEVESKADVEKVEDRAPIENAPEPPIITLDEKDEKKDDDKRDVVMLQNGEMLKESVDERHKKAVKQRFMFNIADGGFTELHSLWQNEERAATVTKKTYEIWHRRHDYWLLAGIINHGYARWQDIQNDPRYAILNEPFKGEMNRGNFLEIKNKFLARRFKLLEQALVIEEQLRRAAYLNMSEDPSHPSMALNTRFAEVECLAESHQHLSKESMAGNKPANAVLHKVLKQLEELLSDMKADVTRLPATIARIPPVAVRLQMSERNILSRLANRSSEPPPPPPPQQVAQQQ
- the CHD4 gene encoding chromodomain-helicase-DNA-binding protein 4 isoform X2, with the protein product MASAIGSPSPCSGGSDDDEMEILLNNAIPQHPEPEEEPEEELLSEAETPKIKKKKKPKKLKEPKVPKLSKRQKKELGDSSGEGNEFVEEEEEVLRSDSEGSDYTPGKKKKKKLGPKKEKKNKAKRKEEEEEEEEDDDSKEPKSSAQLLEDWGMEDIDHVFTEEDYRTLTNYKAFSQFVRPLIAAKNPKIAVSKMMMVLGAKWREFSTNNPFKGSSGASVAAAAAAAVAVVESMVTNVDAVLPQPPVDVPLRKAKTKEGKGPNARRKPKASPRIPDIKKPKTKKVAPLKIKLGGFGSKRKRSSSEDDDLDVESDFDDASINSYSVSDGSTSRSSRSRKKLKAGKKKKKGEEDSTVAVDGYETDHQDYCEVCQQGGEIILCDTCPRAYHMVCLDPDMEKAPEGKWSCPHCEKEGIQWEAKEDNSEGEEILEDVVGDAEEEDDHHMEFCRVCKDGGELLCCDACPSSYHIHCLNPPLPEIPNGEWLCPRCTCPALKGKVQKILIWKWGQPPVGPPPPRPPDADPNAPPPKPLEGRPERQFFVKWQGMSYWHCSWVSELQLELHCQVMFRNYQRKNDMDEPPSGDFGGEEEKSRKRKNKDPKYAEMEERFYRYGIKPEWMMIHRILNHSVDKKGNVHYLIKWRDLPYDQASWESEDVDIQDYDLYKQAYWNHRELMRGEEGRPGKKLKKVKMRKLERPPETPTVDPTVKYDRQPEYLDVTGGTLHPYQLEGLNWLRFSWAQGTDTILADEMGLGKTVQTAVFLYSLYKEGHSKGPFLVSAPLSTIINWEREFEMWAPDMYVVTYVGDKDSRAIIRENEFTFEDNAIRGGKKASRMKKEAAVKFHVLLTSYELITIDMAILGSIDWACLIVDEAHRLKNNQSKFFRVLNGYSLQHKLLLTGTPLQNNLEELFHLLNFLTPERFHNLEGFLEEFADIAKEDQIKKLHDMLGPHMLRRLKADVFKNMPSKTELIVRVELSPMQKKYYKYILTRNFEALNARGGGNQVSLLNVVMDLKKCCNHPYLFPVAAMEAPKMPNGMYDGSALIRASGKLLLLQKMLKNLKEGGHRVLIFSQMTKMLDLLEDFLEHEGYKYERIDGGITGNMRQEAIDRFNAPGAQQFCFLLSTRAGGLGINLATADTVIIYDSDWNPHNDIQAFSRAHRIGQNKKVMIYRFVTRASVEERITQVAKKKMMLTHLVVRPGLGSKTGSMSKQELDDILKFGTEELFKDEATEGGDNKEGEDSSVIHYDDKAIERLLDRNQDETEDTELQGMNEYLSSFKVAQYVVREEEMGEEEEVEREIIKQEESVDPDYWEKLLRHHYEQQQEDLARNLGKGKRIRKQVNYNDGSQEDRGSRAVFLSDWQDDQSDNQSDYSVASEEGDEDFDERSEAAFLSSAARRPSRKGLRNDKDKPLPPLLARVGGNIEVLGFNARQRKAFLNAIMRYGMPPQDAFTTQWLVRDLRGKSEKEFKAYVSLFMRHLCEPGADGAETFADGVPREGLSRQHVLTRIGVMSLIRKKVQEFEHVNGRWSMPELAEIEENKKLSQPSSPSPKTPTPSTPGDTQPNTPAPVPPAEEGVKVEEGASAKEQGESSEPEKELGASATETEVPMECTQPVETPPQEAKSPVNPAEADEKKVEEPEVKERPDEPMEVESKADVEKVEDRAPIENAPEPPIITLDEKDEKKDDDKRDVVMLQNGEMLKESVDERHKKAVKQRFMFNIADGGFTELHSLWQNEERAATVTKKTYEIWHRRHDYWLLAGIINHGYARWQDIQNDPRYAILNEPFKGEMNRGNFLEIKNKFLARRFKLLEQALVIEEQLRRAAYLNMSEDPSHPSMALNTRFAEVECLAESHQHLSKESMAGNKPANAVLHKVLKQLEELLSDMKADVTRLPATIARIPPVAVRLQMSERNILSRLANRSSEPPPPPPPQQVAQQQ